One segment of Macrotis lagotis isolate mMagLag1 chromosome 1, bilby.v1.9.chrom.fasta, whole genome shotgun sequence DNA contains the following:
- the LOC141509940 gene encoding outer dynein arm-docking complex subunit 1-like: protein MPLASVRSEDSEAYLENSEGELSRLQRQYRVMEEERQAYNRETQKLIQKQMVEIERLQEEQNGLQVKMKISQSQARRLLDQERQKGLQGLLERRQQLDQEVVREQENLKELEEEIANWENRVLAQLKLLRNPGLVLQKKSQDFRKVKILEDQLDRANTRFDSQLEKNRLLREELNLLHIQRNRFLHIDNQLKKELKDIHSNIRTHIDNSISAYDAREEAKLKLSQLQEKLDKDLSQYNAELQVVQRQICHLEQLHNFLVTKNQERLVDPQVLEAGRKRELEEAQGLRKTSREKDIMQCEEVLQKLAEMTGKSLPEEIFQTYLENEERNFAEFTYINEQNSEREKLKKEIQEIQDSLAQLTLAQDEADQDFRNQQLDPLETRKMELAKEAEIVKAKHSNLNKILEELKAAIQSLFYKANCDDTKLKKLLGGDQMGNKTVELLLSLIEQRVIDLLAAQAFINFTESSTYNPQSTALRLLGQREDITPKKPTPMVTPSHVDEPMGLEQVDDRPLNPEELRAQVVKMLQEREQAKDMGKENPNLNPQLPDSKKLEKVS from the exons ATGCCGCTGGCCAGCGTGCGCTCGGAGGACAGCGAGGCCTACCTGGAGAACTCAG AGGGGGAGCTGAGCCGCCTGCAGAGGCAATACCGGGTGATGGAGGAAGAGCGGCAGGCGTACAACAGGGAGACCCAGAAGCTGATCCAAAAGCAGAT GGTGGAGATCGAGAGGCTGCAGGAGGAGCAGAATGGGCTGCAGGTGAAGATGAAGATATCCCAGAGCCAGGCCCGGAGGCTGCTGGACCAGGAGCGCCAGAAGGGCCTTCAGGGCCTCCTGGAGCGCAGGCAGCAGCTGGACCAGGAGGTGGTCCGGGAGCAGGAGAACCTGAAGGAGCTGGAGGAGGAG ATTGCCAATTGGGAGAATCGAGTGTTGGCGCAGCTGAAGCTCCTCAGGAACCCAGGTCTGGTCCTGCAGAAGAAGTCCCAGGACTTCCGAAAGGTGAAGATCCTGGAGGACCAGCTGGACCGG GCCAACACACGCTTTGACAGCCAGCTGGAGAAGAACAGGCTCCTTCGGGAAGAGCTGAATTTGTTGCACATTCAGAGGAATCGGTTTCTGCATATTGATAACCAGCTGAAGAAG GAGCTGAAGGATATCCATTCCAACATTCGAACCCACATAGACAACTCCATCTCAGCCTATGATGCCAG GGAGGAAGCCAAACTGAAGCTGAGCCAACTGCAGGAGAAGTTGGACAAGGACTTGAGTCAGTACAACGCTGAGCTGCAAGTGGTCCAGAGGCAGATCTGCCACCTGGAGCAGCTGCACAACTTCCTAGTTACCAAGAACCAGGAGAGGCTTGTGGACCCTCAGGTGCTGGAGGCTGGGCGCAAGCGAG AGCTTGAGGAGGCCCAAGGCCTCCGCAAGACTTCCCGAGAGAAGGACATTATGCAATGCGAGGAGGTGCTGCAGAAGCTGGCGGAGATGACGGGCAAGAGCCTCCCGGAAGAAATCTTCCAGACCTACTTGGAAA ATGAAGAAAGGAACTTTGCCGAGTTCACCTATATCAATGAGCAGAATTCGGAGAGGGAGAAGCTCAAAAAGGAGATCCAGGAG ATCCAGGATTCCCTGGCTCAATTGACCTTGGCCCAAGATGAAGCCGATCAAGATTTTAGGAATCAGCAGCTTGACCCTCTGGAAACTCGGAAAATGGAGTTGGCCAAGGAGGCTGAGATCGTGAAGGCAAAACACAGCAATCTGAACAAGATCCTAGAGGAGCTCAAGGCTG CGATCCAGTCTTTGTTCTACAAGGCCAATTGTGATGACACAAAGCTCAAAAAGCTTCTTGGAGGTGACCAAATGGGAAATAAGACCGTGGAGCTGCTTCTCAGCCTCATTGAACAGCGAGTGATTGATCTCCTGGCTGCCCAGGCCTTCATCAACTTCACG GAATCTAGTACCTATAACCCTCAGTCCActgccctcaggctcctgggccAGAGAGAAGATATCACCCCCAAGAAACCTACTCCAATGGTGACCCCCAGCCATGT GGATGAGCCTATGGGACTGGAGCAGGTGGATGACCGACCCCTGAATCCAGAGGAACTCAGAGCCCAGGTGGTCAAGATG TTGCAGGAGCGGGAGCAGGCCAAGGATATGGGGAAGGAGAACCCAAATCTGAACCCGCAGTTGCCTGACAGCAAGAAGTTAGAAAAAGTCTCCTAA